In the genome of Streptomyces racemochromogenes, one region contains:
- a CDS encoding tetratricopeptide repeat protein, translating to MSTLTPDEIRRALHENRDLPHGAARNAQAEALTAAAEVCGDTGVYRAALINQIDSYEYSAERSRMVVPFARLLQEYDRDPSAFGPGDAHSLFWRFKWVSGQIISSPDVPISSVTGYLDDMEKRYRIAGYSERAVRQSEYFLADAVGDDERAERAMAQWRAADRDEMSDCHACETNSQGVFWATKGEDAKAIEVWEPVLTGEQTCMEEPHRVLARSLLPLLRLGRTDEARSHHLRGYRMARGKESLLRAIGQHIEFCALTGNEARGVEILAEHGAHLRPLVDVKTQLDFFAGVLVLLRRLIELGHGGDPTVPYEGSAHTVEELHGVLRAEVLDIARRFDVRNGTTRVSERLTERLLRAPLADTLPLGVRSAALPQPAGTAPAAAPAPVPVGAAEFSVLVEQARDARETGHPAADRLWAEVAVRVSALPEPEVHPLLLAEVADHRALTAARAGAPDAAELLTAVRDGYRALGRAERAALAELRLASAAAQAGAAPEEVRALLAAGLRAAEALDAAEPLRARRIAVAELSALRLEPYLRSAEAARDHADENEHGHGHDHEHEHDHGLLVAELSSFVSSYGQALPDLASEAEELLGRLALSQGDTEPALELLASAADRAVQAGRPWQAADPLVLRAGVLLSLGRPEEAEAAARSGLEHSAEVTDPEEQGLVRLTLADVLLRGRGAVAEAAEHALAAAHWFDQAGLAADGGAQARLMLAQAYARDGRTADAAEVLQSALPDLLEHGEGQAVSARDFLGNLLRDLRESRGAAEQFLLAADLVKDWEDPRPQAGFAQAAADCLSDAGHADEAVAAYRRALELRRLTGDAVVSEVRILRSLAWLGMREEVTEETVAAARVLMDEAAGVLDAALKAGDAEDPELLSELAQTWHQLAQVLDRLVSSRAPEGAGQSQDGVVLSAAAVEDLRLEEIRLWERAAELYAGLGPEHLQDRFQCVNNAAWTDHELGRPDAGAARVSALLEEVESLPEGTAPEWVVPQARRIITNLTA from the coding sequence GACGCCCACTCCCTCTTCTGGCGCTTCAAGTGGGTGTCGGGCCAGATCATCAGCTCCCCCGACGTGCCGATCTCCTCCGTCACCGGTTACCTCGACGACATGGAGAAGCGCTACCGGATCGCCGGCTACAGCGAGCGGGCGGTACGCCAGTCCGAGTACTTCCTCGCCGACGCCGTCGGAGACGACGAGCGCGCCGAGCGAGCCATGGCGCAGTGGCGCGCGGCCGACCGCGACGAGATGAGCGACTGCCACGCCTGCGAGACCAACTCCCAGGGCGTCTTCTGGGCGACCAAGGGCGAGGACGCCAAGGCCATCGAGGTCTGGGAGCCCGTGCTGACCGGCGAGCAGACCTGCATGGAGGAACCGCACCGGGTGCTCGCCCGGTCGCTGCTCCCCCTGCTGCGCCTCGGCCGCACCGACGAGGCCCGCTCCCACCACCTGCGCGGCTACCGGATGGCCCGGGGCAAGGAGAGCCTGCTGCGGGCGATCGGCCAGCACATCGAGTTCTGCGCACTCACCGGCAACGAGGCGCGCGGGGTGGAGATCCTCGCCGAGCACGGGGCGCACCTGCGGCCGCTCGTGGACGTCAAGACGCAGCTGGACTTCTTCGCCGGGGTCCTGGTCCTGCTCCGCCGGCTGATCGAGCTCGGCCACGGCGGCGACCCGACGGTGCCGTACGAGGGCTCCGCGCACACCGTCGAGGAGCTGCACGGCGTCCTGCGCGCCGAGGTCCTGGACATCGCCCGGCGGTTCGACGTGCGCAACGGCACCACCCGGGTCTCCGAGCGGCTGACGGAGCGGCTCTTGCGGGCCCCGCTGGCCGACACGCTGCCGCTCGGCGTGCGCAGCGCCGCGCTGCCGCAGCCGGCCGGGACGGCCCCGGCGGCGGCACCCGCGCCCGTACCCGTCGGCGCCGCCGAGTTCAGCGTGCTCGTGGAGCAGGCCCGCGACGCCCGCGAGACGGGCCACCCGGCCGCGGACCGGCTCTGGGCGGAGGTCGCGGTACGGGTCTCCGCGCTGCCGGAACCGGAGGTGCACCCGCTGCTGCTCGCCGAGGTCGCCGACCACCGGGCCCTGACGGCCGCGCGGGCCGGCGCCCCGGACGCGGCGGAGCTGCTGACCGCCGTCCGCGACGGCTACCGGGCGCTGGGGCGGGCCGAGCGCGCCGCCCTGGCCGAGCTGCGGCTGGCGAGCGCGGCCGCGCAGGCCGGGGCCGCGCCGGAGGAGGTCCGCGCGCTGCTGGCGGCGGGGCTGCGCGCCGCCGAGGCACTGGACGCGGCGGAGCCGCTGCGGGCCCGCCGGATCGCCGTCGCGGAGCTGTCCGCGCTGCGGCTGGAGCCGTACCTGCGCTCGGCGGAGGCCGCGCGGGACCACGCCGACGAGAACGAGCACGGTCACGGCCATGACCACGAGCACGAGCACGACCACGGGCTGCTGGTGGCCGAGCTCTCCTCCTTCGTCTCCTCCTACGGGCAGGCCCTCCCGGACCTGGCGTCCGAGGCCGAGGAGCTGCTGGGCCGGCTGGCCCTCTCCCAGGGCGACACCGAACCGGCCCTGGAGCTGCTGGCCTCCGCCGCCGACCGCGCGGTCCAGGCGGGCCGGCCGTGGCAGGCGGCGGACCCCCTCGTCCTGCGGGCCGGGGTGCTGCTCTCGCTGGGACGGCCCGAGGAGGCCGAGGCGGCCGCACGGTCCGGTCTGGAGCACTCCGCCGAGGTGACCGACCCCGAGGAGCAGGGCCTCGTACGCCTCACCCTCGCGGACGTCCTGCTCCGCGGGCGGGGCGCGGTGGCGGAGGCCGCCGAGCACGCCCTCGCGGCGGCGCACTGGTTCGACCAGGCGGGGCTGGCCGCCGACGGCGGGGCCCAGGCCCGGCTGATGCTGGCCCAGGCCTACGCCCGGGACGGCCGCACCGCCGACGCCGCGGAGGTGCTGCAGTCGGCGCTGCCGGACCTGCTGGAGCACGGCGAGGGGCAGGCCGTGTCGGCGCGGGACTTCCTGGGGAACCTGCTGCGCGACCTGCGCGAGTCCCGGGGCGCCGCGGAGCAGTTCCTGCTCGCCGCCGACCTGGTCAAGGACTGGGAGGACCCCCGGCCGCAGGCGGGCTTCGCGCAGGCGGCCGCCGACTGCCTCTCCGACGCCGGCCACGCCGATGAGGCGGTCGCCGCCTACCGGCGCGCTCTGGAGCTGCGCCGGCTGACCGGTGACGCGGTGGTCTCCGAGGTCAGGATCCTTCGTTCGCTGGCCTGGCTGGGGATGCGCGAGGAGGTCACCGAGGAGACCGTGGCAGCGGCCCGGGTCCTGATGGACGAGGCTGCCGGCGTCCTGGATGCGGCCCTGAAGGCCGGTGACGCCGAGGACCCGGAGCTGCTCTCCGAACTGGCACAGACCTGGCACCAGCTGGCCCAGGTGCTGGACCGGCTGGTGAGCTCCCGGGCCCCGGAGGGGGCCGGCCAGTCCCAGGACGGGGTCGTCCTGAGCGCCGCCGCCGTCGAGGACCTGAGGCTGGAGGAGATCCGGCTGTGGGAGCGCGCGGCCGAGCTGTACGCGGGGCTGGGGCCGGAACACCTCCAGGACCGCTTCCAGTGCGTGAACAACGCGGCGTGGACCGATCACGAGCTGGGCCGCCCGGATGCGGGCGCGGCCAGGGTGTCGGCGCTGCTGGAGGAGGTCGAGTCACTCCCCGAGGGCACGGCTCCCGAGTGGGTGGTCCCTCAGGCGCGACGGATCATCACGAACCTGACGGCCTGA
- the cydD gene encoding thiol reductant ABC exporter subunit CydD, whose product MKPIDPRLLRYARSTRLFLGAVVALGLAGAGLVVGQAMLIAEIVVGAFERGLDGAALRTPLLLLAAVALGRGLVAWLTELAAHRASAAVKSELRGRLLDRAAALGPGRLSGQRTGSLVSLATRGVDALDDYFSRYLPQLGLAVVVPGAVLARIVTEDWVSAAIIVVTLPLIPLFMILIGMATQSRMDRQWRLLSRLSGHFLDVVVGLPTLKVFGRAKAQAESIRKITDDYRQATMRTLRIAFLSSFALELLATLSVALVAVTIGMRLVHGELDLYTGLVILILAPEAYLPLRQVGAQYHAAAEGLAAAEEIFEVLETPAPAPGGGADVPATGLRIALDGVEVRYEGRGASSPGPVSLVVGPGECVALTGPSGAGKSTLLNVLLGFVTPTAGRVRVGDADLAELSLEQWRERIAWVPQRPHLFAGTIAENVRLARPGAEDEAVEAALREAGAWEFVSALPHGVRTLLGEGGTGLSAGQRQRLALARAFLADRPVLLLDEPTAALDGETEAAVVDAVRRLAVGRTVLLVVHRPALLAVADRVVAVGEGAAGRPAGALAAAAGTASAAIAGTASAAGGGAASHGSAVVSGPGEWILGHGPERNGRGSAGGGTEGAGAAGDPLRRVRAVAAAWQGRFRLGLLLGALAVGSSVGLMAVSGWLISRASEQPPVLYLMVAVTATRAFGIGRAVFRYAERLVSHDAVLRMLADLRVAVYRRLERIAPAGLREQRRGDLLSRLVADADALQDYWLRWLLPVGTAVLVGTGSVAFTAWMLPGAGAALGAGLLAAGVGVPLLSGACARRAERRLAPARGELATRVADLLTGTAELTVAGALAGRKERARESDGVLTRIASRGAAATGLGGGLSALLCGLTVVCAAFAGAEAVADGRLSGVAMAVVVLTPLAAFEAVSGLPLAVQYRQRVRRSAERVYEVIDAPVPVAEPAEPRALPDSPFPLRLTGLAARHGGQERDALHGLDLTLEAGRRIAVVGPSGSGKTTLAQVLLRFLDPREGAYTLGGTDVRGLDGDDVRRIVGLCAQDAHLFDSSVRENLRLARTGASEEQLREALAAARLLEWADGLPDGLDTLVGEHGERISGGQRQRLALARALLADFPVLVLDEPAEHLDLATADALTADLLAATEGRTTVLITHRLAGLAAVDEVLVLDEGAVVQRGAYAELAEAEGPLRSLLEREREADRALVGTRG is encoded by the coding sequence GTGAAACCGATCGACCCGCGCCTGCTGCGGTACGCCCGTTCCACCCGTCTGTTCCTGGGGGCAGTGGTGGCCCTCGGGCTCGCCGGGGCGGGGCTGGTCGTCGGTCAGGCGATGCTCATCGCCGAGATCGTGGTCGGAGCCTTCGAACGGGGACTCGACGGCGCCGCGCTCCGGACGCCGCTGCTGCTGCTCGCGGCGGTGGCCCTGGGGCGCGGCCTCGTCGCCTGGCTCACGGAGCTGGCCGCGCACCGGGCGAGCGCGGCGGTCAAGTCCGAACTCCGGGGCCGGCTGCTGGACCGTGCCGCCGCCCTCGGGCCCGGCCGGCTCAGCGGACAGCGCACGGGGTCCCTGGTGTCCCTGGCCACCCGGGGCGTGGACGCGCTCGACGACTACTTCTCCCGCTACCTGCCCCAGCTGGGGCTCGCGGTGGTGGTCCCGGGGGCGGTGCTCGCCCGGATCGTCACCGAGGACTGGGTGTCGGCGGCCATCATCGTGGTCACCCTGCCGCTGATCCCGCTGTTCATGATCCTCATCGGCATGGCCACCCAGAGCAGGATGGACCGCCAGTGGCGGCTGCTCTCGCGGCTGTCGGGGCACTTCCTCGACGTGGTGGTGGGCCTGCCCACGCTGAAGGTGTTCGGGCGGGCCAAGGCACAGGCCGAGTCCATCCGGAAGATCACCGACGACTACCGCCAGGCCACCATGCGCACCCTGCGCATCGCCTTCCTCTCCTCCTTCGCCCTTGAGCTCCTGGCGACGCTGTCCGTGGCGCTCGTCGCGGTCACCATCGGGATGCGGCTCGTCCACGGGGAGCTGGACCTGTACACCGGGCTGGTCATCCTGATCCTGGCGCCGGAGGCCTACCTGCCGCTGCGCCAGGTCGGCGCGCAGTACCACGCGGCCGCCGAGGGACTGGCCGCCGCGGAAGAGATCTTCGAGGTCCTGGAGACCCCGGCCCCCGCACCGGGTGGCGGCGCCGACGTGCCGGCCACGGGACTGCGGATCGCGCTCGACGGGGTCGAGGTGCGGTACGAGGGGCGCGGCGCGAGCTCTCCGGGACCCGTCTCGCTCGTCGTCGGACCGGGCGAGTGCGTGGCCCTCACCGGCCCGAGCGGGGCCGGGAAGTCCACTCTGCTGAACGTGCTGCTGGGCTTCGTCACCCCGACGGCGGGACGGGTCCGGGTCGGGGACGCGGACCTGGCGGAGCTCTCCCTGGAACAGTGGCGGGAGCGCATCGCATGGGTCCCGCAGCGGCCCCACCTGTTCGCCGGGACCATCGCCGAGAACGTCCGCCTGGCCCGGCCCGGGGCCGAGGACGAAGCCGTGGAGGCGGCCCTGCGCGAGGCCGGGGCGTGGGAGTTCGTCTCCGCCCTGCCGCACGGGGTGCGGACCCTGCTCGGTGAGGGCGGGACCGGACTGTCCGCCGGGCAGCGCCAGCGCCTCGCCCTGGCCAGGGCGTTCCTCGCGGACCGGCCGGTGCTGCTGCTGGACGAACCGACGGCGGCCCTGGACGGGGAGACCGAGGCCGCGGTCGTGGACGCCGTACGCCGCCTCGCGGTCGGGCGGACCGTGCTGCTCGTGGTGCACCGGCCGGCGCTGCTGGCGGTGGCCGACCGCGTCGTGGCGGTGGGCGAGGGCGCCGCGGGCCGGCCGGCCGGGGCCCTCGCGGCCGCAGCCGGTACGGCCTCGGCGGCCATCGCCGGTACGGCCTCCGCTGCGGGAGGGGGCGCGGCTTCGCACGGGTCCGCGGTGGTCTCGGGCCCCGGCGAGTGGATCCTCGGGCACGGACCCGAGCGGAACGGACGCGGCTCGGCCGGCGGGGGCACCGAGGGCGCGGGAGCGGCCGGTGATCCGCTGCGCCGGGTGCGCGCCGTGGCCGCGGCCTGGCAGGGCCGGTTCCGGCTCGGGCTGCTGCTCGGGGCGCTGGCCGTCGGGAGCAGCGTCGGGCTGATGGCCGTCTCGGGATGGCTGATCTCCCGGGCCTCCGAGCAGCCGCCGGTGCTGTACCTGATGGTTGCCGTCACCGCGACGCGGGCCTTCGGGATCGGGCGGGCCGTCTTCCGCTACGCCGAGCGGCTCGTGTCGCACGACGCCGTCCTGCGGATGCTCGCCGACCTGCGGGTCGCGGTGTACCGCCGGCTGGAGCGGATCGCCCCCGCCGGGCTGCGCGAGCAGCGGCGCGGGGACCTCCTCTCCCGGCTGGTGGCCGACGCCGACGCGCTCCAGGACTACTGGCTGCGCTGGCTCCTGCCGGTGGGCACGGCGGTGCTCGTCGGCACCGGGTCGGTGGCGTTCACCGCCTGGATGCTGCCCGGGGCGGGGGCCGCGCTCGGGGCGGGGCTGCTCGCCGCGGGGGTGGGGGTGCCGCTGCTCAGCGGGGCTTGCGCGCGGCGTGCCGAGCGGCGGCTGGCGCCCGCCCGGGGCGAACTCGCCACCCGGGTGGCCGATCTGCTGACGGGTACCGCCGAACTGACGGTGGCCGGGGCGCTGGCCGGCCGCAAGGAGCGGGCGCGGGAGAGCGACGGCGTGCTGACCCGGATCGCCTCGCGCGGGGCCGCGGCCACCGGGCTCGGCGGCGGGCTTTCCGCCCTGTTGTGCGGACTCACTGTGGTGTGCGCCGCGTTTGCCGGTGCGGAGGCCGTCGCGGACGGCCGGCTGTCCGGGGTGGCCATGGCGGTGGTGGTGCTGACCCCGCTCGCCGCCTTCGAAGCCGTCAGCGGGCTTCCGCTGGCCGTCCAGTACCGCCAGCGGGTGCGGCGCAGCGCCGAGCGGGTGTACGAGGTCATCGACGCCCCGGTGCCCGTCGCCGAGCCGGCCGAGCCCCGGGCGCTGCCGGACTCGCCCTTCCCGCTGCGGCTGACGGGCCTCGCCGCCCGGCACGGCGGGCAGGAGCGGGACGCGCTGCACGGGCTGGACCTGACCCTGGAGGCGGGCCGGCGCATCGCGGTCGTCGGGCCGTCGGGTTCGGGCAAGACCACGCTGGCGCAGGTCCTGCTGCGCTTCCTCGACCCGCGCGAAGGCGCGTACACCCTGGGCGGGACGGACGTCCGGGGCCTCGACGGCGACGACGTACGCCGGATCGTGGGCCTGTGCGCCCAGGACGCGCACCTCTTCGACAGCTCGGTGCGCGAGAACCTGCGGCTGGCCCGGACCGGGGCGAGCGAGGAGCAGCTGCGCGAGGCCCTCGCCGCGGCCCGGCTGCTGGAGTGGGCCGACGGGCTTCCGGACGGGCTGGACACCCTGGTCGGGGAGCACGGGGAGCGGATCTCCGGCGGGCAGCGCCAGCGGCTGGCCCTGGCGCGGGCGCTGCTGGCGGACTTCCCCGTCCTCGTCCTGGACGAGCCGGCCGAGCACCTGGACCTGGCGACCGCGGACGCCCTGACGGCGGATCTGCTGGCGGCCACGGAGGGCCGGACCACCGTACTGATCACGCACCGGCTCGCCGGGCTGGCGGCGGTGGACGAGGTGCTCGTACTGGACGAGGGAGCGGTCGTGCAGCGGGGCGCCTATGCGGAGCTGGCGGAGGCCGAGGGGCCGCTGCGGAGCCTTCTGGAGCGTGAGCGGGAGGCCGATCGGGCCCTGGTCGGCACCCGGGGCTGA
- a CDS encoding Cof-type HAD-IIB family hydrolase, translating to MGEDGAVTSASQRPDGPTPAPRLIATDLDGTLLRDDKSVSLRTVAALAAAEEAGIEVFFVTGRPARWMDVVSDHVHGHGLAICANGAAVVDLHAGREFVEVRALPRATALTVVNALRTAAPGTSFAVEMTTGINYEPAYPPFFQDPGATVATAEKLLHEEHDDHAAPVLKLLAHHPEMAPDDFLALARSAAGAYASITRSSPTALLEISGLGVSKASTLELCCAERGISPAEVVAFGDMPNDVEMLRWAGTSYAMGNAHPDVIAAASGRTVANNEDGVAVVIERILAERTARG from the coding sequence ATGGGCGAAGATGGAGCGGTGACCTCGGCTTCTCAGCGCCCCGACGGGCCGACCCCTGCCCCCCGGCTCATCGCCACCGATCTCGACGGCACCCTGCTGCGCGACGACAAGTCCGTCTCGCTCCGTACGGTCGCCGCGCTCGCCGCTGCCGAGGAGGCCGGGATCGAGGTCTTCTTCGTCACCGGCCGTCCGGCCCGCTGGATGGACGTGGTCAGCGACCACGTCCACGGCCACGGCCTGGCGATCTGCGCGAACGGCGCCGCCGTCGTCGACCTCCACGCAGGACGGGAGTTCGTAGAGGTCAGGGCGCTGCCCCGGGCCACGGCCCTCACCGTCGTCAACGCCCTGCGCACGGCAGCCCCCGGCACCTCCTTCGCGGTCGAGATGACCACCGGCATCAACTACGAACCGGCCTACCCGCCGTTCTTCCAGGACCCGGGGGCCACGGTCGCCACGGCCGAGAAGCTGCTCCACGAGGAGCACGACGACCATGCGGCTCCGGTGCTGAAGCTGCTCGCGCACCATCCCGAGATGGCCCCGGACGACTTCCTCGCCCTGGCCCGGTCCGCCGCCGGCGCCTACGCCTCCATCACCCGCTCCAGCCCGACCGCACTGCTGGAGATCAGCGGGCTCGGGGTGTCCAAGGCCAGCACCCTGGAGCTGTGCTGTGCCGAACGCGGGATCTCGCCCGCGGAGGTCGTCGCCTTCGGGGACATGCCGAACGACGTGGAGATGCTCCGCTGGGCCGGCACCTCGTACGCGATGGGCAACGCCCACCCGGACGTGATCGCGGCCGCCTCCGGCCGTACGGTGGCCAACAACGAGGACGGGGTCGCCGTGGTGATCGAACGGATCCTGGCCGAGCGCACCGCACGCGGCTAA
- a CDS encoding sensor histidine kinase yields MSVQESQESPESPESRGGAPDPLEAATQATRSLHGLSTELTARVPQLLEAMRSVGTGLELHSTLDRICETAAELADARYAAIGVVDTDGPGLSDFVTFGVSAQLARRIGHRPDGKRGLLGALISHPDTVRLADLTKDPRSAGFPAHHPPMKTFLGVPIRVQGEIFGNLYLAEKNGGGEFNDYDVHMVRVLATEAGIAIGNARLYEAATQRERWIDGSVAVTTALLSGGDADDALSVVAEQARRLADSAAGIVMLPAEEGGMEIVAVSADNPATSLGVVIPAESPVADKLLRGEPVFVDDAASDPRMISRLTSQYGPCMMLPLHSGGRVLGALVTPRARGKRPFTEAERTLATQFASQAALALMMAEAQRDRERLAVFEDRDRIARDLHDLVIQRLFATGMMLEGAQRRSIVPEVRDGVGKAVDELDVTIQEIRTAIFALQQGPAEAPSGLRTRVLREINMAAVPLGFKPAHRFVGPVDTVVGELVGKNLIAALREALSNAFRHAAASRIEVLVDSTASLPDGRPGVRLEVADDGVGMPEGGRRSGLRNLRRRAESLGGSSWYGSGIGEDDGGTTLVWEAPL; encoded by the coding sequence ATGTCAGTGCAGGAGTCGCAGGAATCACCGGAGTCGCCGGAATCCCGTGGGGGCGCACCGGATCCGCTGGAGGCCGCCACCCAGGCCACCCGGAGCCTGCACGGGCTGTCCACGGAGCTGACGGCCCGCGTCCCACAGCTGCTGGAGGCCATGCGTTCGGTCGGCACCGGCCTCGAACTGCACTCCACGCTCGACCGCATCTGCGAGACCGCCGCCGAGCTCGCCGACGCCCGCTACGCGGCGATCGGGGTCGTGGACACGGACGGCCCGGGGCTCTCGGACTTCGTCACCTTCGGCGTCAGCGCACAGCTGGCGCGGCGGATCGGGCACCGGCCGGACGGGAAGCGCGGCCTGCTCGGGGCGCTCATCTCCCACCCGGACACCGTCCGGCTCGCCGATCTGACGAAGGACCCCCGGTCGGCGGGGTTCCCCGCGCACCACCCGCCCATGAAGACCTTCCTGGGCGTCCCGATCCGGGTGCAGGGCGAGATCTTCGGGAACCTCTACCTCGCCGAGAAGAACGGCGGCGGCGAGTTCAACGACTACGACGTCCACATGGTCCGGGTGCTGGCCACCGAGGCGGGCATCGCCATCGGCAACGCCCGGCTCTACGAGGCCGCCACCCAGCGCGAGCGCTGGATCGACGGCTCGGTGGCGGTCACCACGGCCCTGCTGTCCGGCGGCGACGCGGACGACGCCCTGTCGGTGGTGGCCGAACAGGCCCGACGGCTGGCCGACTCCGCCGCCGGGATCGTGATGCTGCCGGCGGAGGAGGGCGGCATGGAGATCGTCGCGGTCTCCGCGGACAACCCCGCCACCTCGCTCGGCGTGGTCATTCCCGCCGAGAGCCCGGTGGCGGACAAGCTGCTGCGGGGCGAGCCGGTGTTCGTGGACGACGCCGCCTCCGACCCCCGCATGATCAGTAGGCTGACCAGCCAGTACGGGCCCTGCATGATGCTGCCGCTGCACAGCGGCGGGCGGGTGCTGGGTGCGCTGGTCACCCCGCGGGCCCGTGGAAAGCGGCCCTTCACGGAGGCGGAGCGGACCCTGGCCACGCAGTTCGCCTCCCAGGCCGCCCTCGCGCTGATGATGGCCGAGGCCCAGCGGGACCGGGAGCGGCTCGCGGTGTTCGAGGACCGCGACCGGATCGCCCGGGACCTGCACGACCTGGTCATCCAGCGGCTGTTCGCCACCGGGATGATGCTGGAGGGCGCGCAGCGCAGGTCCATCGTCCCCGAGGTCCGCGACGGCGTGGGCAAGGCCGTGGACGAGCTGGACGTGACCATCCAGGAGATCCGCACCGCGATCTTCGCGCTCCAGCAGGGTCCGGCGGAGGCCCCGTCGGGGCTGCGCACCCGTGTGCTGCGGGAGATCAACATGGCGGCCGTACCGCTGGGCTTCAAGCCCGCGCACCGTTTCGTCGGGCCGGTCGACACCGTCGTCGGGGAGCTGGTCGGCAAGAACCTGATCGCGGCCCTCCGCGAGGCCCTGTCCAACGCCTTCCGGCACGCGGCCGCGTCCCGCATCGAGGTGCTGGTCGACTCCACCGCCAGCCTGCCCGACGGCCGGCCGGGGGTACGGCTGGAAGTCGCCGACGACGGGGTGGGCATGCCGGAGGGCGGCCGGCGCAGCGGCCTGCGGAACCTGCGCCGCAGGGCGGAGTCGCTCGGCGGCTCCAGCTGGTACGGATCCGGCATCGGGGAGGACGACGGCGGGACCACCCTGGTCTGGGAGGCCCCGCTGTGA
- the cydB gene encoding cytochrome d ubiquinol oxidase subunit II, whose protein sequence is MELHDVWFVLIAVLWTGYFFLEGFDFGIGVLTKLLARDRTEKRVLINTIGPVWDGNEVWLLTAGGATFAAFPEWYATLFSGFYLPLLVILGCLIVRGVAFEYRHKRSEERWQTNWEHAIFWTSLIPAFLWGVAFANIARGVKIDQDMEYVGNVLDLLNVYSVLGGLVTLTLFTFHGAVFAALKTVGDIRDRARALATRLGVVTAVLALVFLIWTQASRGDVWSLAAMAVAVVALVGALGFNLAGREGWAFALSGITIAAAVAMLFLTLFPNVMPSSLDAAWSLTVTNASSTPYTLKIMTWCAAVATPLVLLYQGWTYWVFRKRIGTQHIVDAH, encoded by the coding sequence ATGGAACTTCACGACGTCTGGTTCGTACTGATCGCCGTCCTGTGGACCGGCTACTTCTTCCTGGAGGGCTTCGACTTCGGGATCGGTGTCCTGACCAAGCTCCTCGCCCGGGACCGCACCGAGAAGCGGGTCCTGATCAACACCATCGGACCCGTCTGGGACGGCAACGAGGTGTGGCTGCTCACGGCCGGCGGCGCCACCTTCGCCGCCTTCCCCGAGTGGTACGCGACCCTCTTCTCCGGCTTCTACCTGCCACTGCTGGTCATCCTGGGCTGCCTCATCGTCCGCGGAGTCGCCTTCGAGTACCGCCACAAGCGGTCCGAGGAGCGGTGGCAGACCAACTGGGAACACGCGATCTTCTGGACCTCGCTGATCCCGGCCTTCCTGTGGGGCGTGGCCTTCGCCAACATCGCGCGCGGCGTGAAGATCGACCAGGACATGGAGTACGTCGGGAACGTCCTCGACCTGCTCAACGTCTACTCGGTCCTCGGCGGCCTGGTCACCCTGACCCTGTTCACCTTCCACGGTGCCGTCTTCGCCGCTCTGAAGACCGTCGGGGACATCCGGGACCGTGCGCGTGCGCTCGCCACCCGGCTGGGGGTGGTGACGGCCGTCCTGGCCCTGGTCTTCCTGATCTGGACCCAGGCCTCGCGCGGTGACGTCTGGAGCCTGGCGGCGATGGCCGTCGCCGTAGTGGCACTGGTCGGGGCCCTCGGGTTCAACCTCGCGGGCCGGGAGGGCTGGGCGTTCGCCCTGTCCGGGATCACCATCGCGGCGGCCGTCGCGATGCTCTTCCTGACGCTGTTCCCGAACGTCATGCCGTCCTCGCTGGACGCGGCCTGGAGCCTCACGGTCACCAACGCCTCGTCCACCCCGTACACCCTGAAGATCATGACCTGGTGCGCCGCCGTGGCCACTCCCCTGGTCCTGCTCTACCAGGGCTGGACGTACTGGGTCTTCCGCAAGCGGATCGGTACGCAGCACATCGTCGACGCGCACTGA
- a CDS encoding LLM class flavin-dependent oxidoreductase: MTLRLSTVILPVRPWHEGGRDQWERAERLGFHTAYTYDHLSWRSFRDQTWYGAVPTLTAAAAVTERIRLGTLVTSPNFRHPVTLAKELMSLDDISGGRITLGIGAGGNGFDATALGQDEWSPRERADRFAEFVPLLDRLLTEPAVTHHGTFYSADEARNIPGCVQRPRLPFAVAATGPRGVKLAARHGQAWVTAGDPKHAEGTPEESLAALRVQHERLEKALAEIGRDSDSIEKVLLTGFTPERGAILESVDAFVDFAGRHRELGFTELVIHAPIPDSDFAADEAVFERIATEALAQLEG, translated from the coding sequence ATGACTTTGCGCCTGAGCACCGTGATCCTGCCGGTACGTCCGTGGCACGAGGGGGGCCGCGACCAGTGGGAGCGGGCCGAGCGCCTCGGGTTCCACACCGCCTACACCTACGACCACCTGAGCTGGCGGAGTTTCCGCGACCAGACCTGGTACGGCGCGGTGCCCACCCTGACCGCCGCGGCGGCCGTCACCGAGCGGATCCGCCTGGGGACCCTGGTCACCTCGCCGAACTTCCGGCACCCGGTGACCCTGGCCAAGGAGCTGATGTCCCTGGACGACATCTCGGGCGGTCGCATCACCCTCGGCATCGGCGCGGGCGGCAACGGCTTCGACGCGACCGCGCTGGGGCAGGACGAGTGGAGCCCGCGCGAGCGGGCGGACCGCTTCGCGGAGTTCGTGCCGCTGCTCGACCGGCTGCTCACCGAGCCGGCGGTCACCCACCACGGCACGTTCTACTCCGCCGACGAGGCGCGCAACATCCCCGGTTGCGTCCAGCGTCCCCGCCTGCCGTTCGCCGTCGCGGCGACCGGCCCTCGCGGTGTGAAGCTCGCGGCGCGCCACGGCCAGGCCTGGGTGACCGCGGGCGACCCGAAGCACGCCGAGGGCACGCCCGAGGAATCGCTGGCGGCCCTGCGCGTCCAGCACGAGCGCCTGGAGAAGGCCCTGGCGGAGATCGGCCGGGATTCCGACTCCATCGAGAAGGTGCTGCTGACCGGCTTCACCCCCGAGCGCGGCGCCATCCTGGAGTCCGTGGACGCGTTCGTGGACTTCGCGGGCCGCCACCGCGAGCTGGGCTTCACCGAGCTGGTCATCCACGCGCCGATCCCGGACTCCGACTTCGCCGCCGACGAGGCGGTCTTCGAGCGGATCGCCACCGAGGCGCTCGCCCAGCTGGAGGGCTGA